From Neospora caninum Liverpool complete genome, chromosome VIII, a single genomic window includes:
- a CDS encoding putative CMGC kinase, whose amino-acid sequence MSLDDFKADLIDQVVPFRTTCVDGPSVERRLRLVERLGGGTYGDVYKAVEEEDEENQRGASSSLSSASRDGASDGGRGNVEETPEKEGEAKEKQEGKGNLYAVKYYKDETRTIMEEGISCTTVRELSAVAGCGHHPNVVRMESLFVDPLPRLARAVNQQRVAWARSQQSSLSSQQYSHLQNQIQKEELKPNQNFVFAAYEFCPGGDLKKLLALHRQGAGGNANQESGTGTPPPLSWGLPLRHAKRLAFQLLNGLAFLHSENLCHRDLKPDNLMLTGTDPETAVLKIGDLGLCRELRYNVGDITPTVCTIYYRSLEVLLGRIQPANDRDRAKYANENGLAAHYGLGVDLWSAGCIIAEMIRGTPLFKGTQEFEVLIRVTKVLGTPTEEEWTNCCRLQHYPFRNLSESHFFSEHDKRQNLNAVLQGKLDLDGLDLLARMLDYNPHRRITAAEALSHQWFTDVCFQQLDGIGVHNWYLDVLKFRLGEKTFEAMERRRPYTLKTTRLSHVICQRNYKGALLQRINRVFREVGCFQDKDKIDYWKAVLAAEEAQWRRRRSRAGPSSPPSSSPSSSSPRCPLHSPLSSEAGAVSRSTARPSCLCPSAVQPPRNSSASERDNSSLSACSALPSSDENRPPGLLRRSSLSALGVSPSGEALEAAGCPKGSERQVPAEPAAERVREEHDFASFGVHTEKPSTVPSDRRVPSQETRTDSARSSSFLPSDLLSVNSSRGQTSSLSFSLASQSNSQNQGQSEAASGPRNRSLLNPFRSSSSAGGDAGAAEERAQGERRSGRQREREEGNFGSAFSAQTDVAQRLLANPLSSFPLLSNRLLFEVPESNRERKGDSEGRPRSALDTEDGGSKAGEAEDAAQRGREREMDVEAEGDRSGSDPLRRQCREFEKDKGETEYFQPSSVGEKRRHRVSSSPSLVLPFLLGGGRESELEKGYTEEGDSLQGGRRARKDEREEEKEDQTHASKRRLLASSGEKGPDAVGFH is encoded by the exons ATGAGCCTCGATGACTTCAAAGCCGATCTCATTGACCAGGTCGTGCCTTTTCGGACGACATGCGTCGACGGGCCGAGTGTCGAACGTCGGCTGCGACtg GTAGAGCGCCTCGGTGGAGGGACGTACGGCGATGTTTACAAGGCTgttgaagaagaagacgaagagaaccagagaggcgcctcttcttccctttcttctgcgtcacGGGATGGAGCAAGTGACGGAGGACGCGGGAACGTCGAAGAAACgcccgagaaggaaggcgaggcgaaggagaagcaagaaggaaaaggcaatCTCTACGCTGTGAAATATTACAAAGATGAAACAAGGACAATCATGGAAGAGGGCATCAGCTGCACAACCGTGCGAGAACTCTCCGCTGTTGCG GGTTGCGGGCACCATCCAAACGTGGTGCGGATGGAATCGCTCTTTGTCGacccgctgcctcgcctggcTCGCGCAGTCAACCAGCAGCGCGTGGCGTGGGCGCGGAGTCAGCAAagttcgctgtcttctcagCAGTATTCGCACTTGCAAAACCAGATTCAAAAGGAGGAACTGAAGCCGAACCAGAACTTTGTCTTTGCCGCCTACGAGTTCTGTCCCGGCGGCGACCTGAAGAAACTCCTCGCCCTGCATCGCCAGGGCgcaggcggaaacgcgaaccAGGAAAGCGGCACGGGGACGCCCCCGCCACTCAGTTGGGGTTTGCCGCTCCGGCATGCAAAGAGGCTCGCGTTCCAGCTCCTCAACGGTCTGGCCTTTCTTCACAGCGAAAAC CTGTGCCACCGCGACTTGAAGCCCGACAACTTGATGCTGACTGGAACCGACCCGGAGACAGCTGTGCTGAAGATCGGAGACCTCGGCCTCTGTCGCGAGCTCCGATACAACGTCGGAGATATCACGCCCACGGTGTGCACCATCTACTACCGCTCTCTCGAGGTTTTGCTCGGAAGAATTCAACCAGcaaacgacagagacagagccaaATACGCCAACGAG AACGGCTTGGCAGCGCATTATGGGCTAGGAGTCGATCTGTGGAGTGCGGGGTGTATTATCGCGGAAATGATTCGAGGCACGCCGCTCTTCAAAGGGACGCAGGAGTTCGAGGTTCTGATTCGAGTCACGAAAGTCCTAGGGACGccgacagaagaagagtggACCAATTGCTGCCG aCTCCAGCACTACCCCTTTCGAAACCTCTCGGAAAGCCACTTCTTCTCTGAGCACGACAAACGGCAAAACTTGAATGCCGTGCTCCAAGGCAAACTCGACCTCGATGGACTCGACCTCCTAGCACGCATGCTCGACTACAACCCCCACAGACGAATCACCGCAGCCGAAGCTCTCAGCCATCAGTG GTTTACGGATGTTTGCTTCCAGCAACTGGATGGCATCGGCGTGCACAACTGGTACCTCGATGTGTTGAAGTTTCGGCTCGGAGAAAAGACTTTCGAAGCCATGGAGCGCCGGAGGCCGTACACTCTCAAGACGACGCGGCTGTCTCACGTGATTTGTCAGCGCAACTACAAAGGGGCGTTGCTCCAGCGGATCAACCGCGTCTTCAGAGAAGTCGGCTGTTTCCAAGACAAAGACAAAATCGACTACTGGAAAGCAG TCCTcgcggcagaagaagctCAGTGGCGCCGGCGGCGTTCTCGTGCtggtccttcttctcccccgtcttcctctccctcttcttcgtctccgcggtGTCCGCTTCATTCTCCACTTTccagcgaggcaggcgcagtGTCGCGGTCGACCGCGCGTCCGAGCTGCCTCTGTCCGTCAGCGGTGCAACCCCCCAGAAATTCCAGTGcctcggagagagacaattcgtctctctctgcgtgctctgcgctgccttcttcggaCGAAAACCGGCCCCCAGGCCTGTTACGAcggtcctctctttctgctcttggcgtctcgccgtcgggTGAGGCTCTCGAGGCGGCTGGGTGCccgaaaggaagcgagagacaagtcCCTGCGGAGCCGGCGGCCGAGAGGGTGCGGGAAGAACACGACTTCGCGTCTTtcggtgtacatacagagaAGCCTTCGACTGTACCGTCGGACCGTCGCGTGCCCAGTCAAGAGACTCGAACGGACTCCGCTCggtcttcgtcctttttgCCGTCTGATCTTCTCAGTGTCAATTCTTCCCGGGGCCaaacttcttctctctccttttcgctggCTTCTCAATCAAACTCTCAAAATCAGGGCCAATCCGAGGCTGCGTCGGGTCCTCGCAACCGCTCTCTCTTGAATCCTTTTCGGTCTTCATCTTCCGCCGGTGgggacgcaggcgcggcagaagaacgcgcaCAGGGCGAGCGCCGAagcggcaggcagagagaaagagaggaaggaaactttgggtctgccttttctgcgcAAACGGACGTGGCTCAGCGCCTTCTTGCGAATCCTCTAAGTTCATTTCCGCTCTTGTCCAATCGTCTGCTGTTCGAGGTGCCGGAAAGCAACCGGGAGCGCAAAGGGGACTCGGAGGGAAGGCCGCGCTCCGCGTTGGAcacagaagacggaggcagcaaggcaggagaagccgaggatgctgcgcagagaggaagagaaagggagatgGACGTCGAAGCGGAGGGGGACCGAAGCGGGTCCGACCCGTTAAGGCGGCAGTGCAGAGAGttcgagaaagacaaaggcgaAACTGAGTATTTCCAGCCGTCTTCCgttggcgagaagagaagacaccgcgtctcttcttcgccttctctggttttgcctttccttcttggcggcgggagagaaagcgagctCGAAAAAGGATacacagaagaaggcgacagtCTGCAGGGCGGTCGGCGAGCGCGGAAAgacgagcgcgaggaagagaaagaagatcAGACACATGCTTCAAAACGGCGACTGCTAGCCTCCTCAGGTGAGAAGGGACCGGACGCAGTCGGCTTCCACTGA